The Mucilaginibacter yixingensis genome window below encodes:
- a CDS encoding LysR family transcriptional regulator, translating into MELRHLHYFRTVATELHFGRAAARLFIAQPPLSRQIKELETELGVLLFTRSNKRVALTDAGRYFLKEVEAVFARLEESKNVVRQIHQAESGELKIGYISSVYQSRLADVLLDLRGIYPFIRTSLFEMPTVTQIQALEQGRLDVGILRAPVHSAQLHIQTLFFDPFMVVVPVTTKLVDPDEIAEYIKNRPFIFFNKSYAPHFNDKLLEICERMGFAPEIVHEVNNTHSILQLVEAGLGVTILPASLQRQYHYLKVNFIPLNDIPVHTEVLLAYKETNKNAALRWFIENF; encoded by the coding sequence ATGGAACTTAGGCATCTGCATTATTTTAGAACCGTTGCAACAGAGCTGCATTTTGGCCGGGCCGCAGCCCGACTGTTTATTGCACAGCCACCTTTGAGCCGCCAGATCAAGGAACTGGAAACAGAACTGGGCGTTTTACTGTTTACGCGTAGCAATAAACGGGTAGCGCTAACCGATGCTGGCCGGTATTTTTTGAAAGAAGTAGAGGCGGTTTTTGCCCGGCTGGAAGAAAGTAAAAACGTAGTAAGGCAGATTCATCAGGCCGAGAGCGGTGAGTTAAAGATTGGTTATATCAGTTCTGTATATCAGTCACGGTTGGCCGATGTGTTGCTGGATCTGCGTGGAATTTATCCGTTTATCCGTACCAGTTTGTTTGAGATGCCCACCGTTACGCAGATCCAGGCGCTGGAGCAGGGCCGCCTGGATGTAGGCATTTTGCGTGCCCCGGTGCATTCTGCCCAGCTTCATATTCAAACGCTCTTTTTTGATCCCTTTATGGTGGTTGTACCGGTTACAACTAAACTTGTAGATCCAGACGAAATTGCGGAGTATATTAAAAACCGGCCTTTTATCTTCTTTAATAAAAGCTATGCGCCTCATTTTAACGATAAGCTGCTGGAGATTTGCGAGCGTATGGGATTTGCTCCTGAGATAGTACATGAGGTAAACAATACTCACTCAATTCTACAGCTGGTAGAGGCAGGACTGGGCGTTACCATTTTGCCCGCATCGCTGCAGCGGCAATACCACTACCTGAAAGTGAACTTTATTCCGCTAAACGATATACCTGTGCACACAGAAGTTTTGCTGGCCTACAAGGAAACTAATAAAAACGCGGCCCTTCGGTGGTTTATTGAAAATTTCTAA
- a CDS encoding heme-binding domain-containing protein has protein sequence MKKFLLVSGICVLIVVACLQLIRPKIDHPPVTQDFEAPTAVKVILVRACYDCHSNETNLRWYDKVQPVYWQVAEHIKDGRKGLNFSEWDKLAPAERKAKLWEAVNQIEQGAMPIKSYTFVHGDARVSSADLAVLKNYLQGMVKSAPGDTAKIHDRDLQLQTVGRTGGNKDAKTLNGITYIPDYGNWQIMSTSDRFDNGTMRVIYGNDIAVKAVKEHHINPWPNGTVFAKAAWDQVEDRNGNVTTGAFKQVEFMIKDAEKYQSTRGWGFARFKTPQHIPYGKTAMFTHECISCHEPMKDNDLVFTFPIKN, from the coding sequence ATGAAGAAATTTTTGCTCGTTTCCGGGATCTGCGTATTGATTGTTGTGGCTTGTCTCCAACTAATCAGGCCCAAAATAGACCATCCACCTGTTACGCAGGATTTTGAAGCACCCACAGCGGTTAAAGTTATTTTGGTAAGGGCTTGTTATGATTGTCATTCTAATGAAACCAATCTGCGCTGGTATGACAAAGTTCAACCTGTTTACTGGCAGGTAGCAGAACATATTAAGGATGGCCGGAAAGGACTCAATTTCTCTGAATGGGATAAATTAGCGCCAGCTGAACGTAAAGCTAAGTTATGGGAGGCTGTCAACCAGATAGAACAGGGCGCAATGCCCATCAAAAGCTATACGTTTGTTCATGGCGATGCGCGTGTTTCCAGCGCAGATCTGGCTGTCCTCAAAAATTATTTGCAGGGAATGGTGAAGTCAGCGCCTGGCGACACCGCAAAAATTCATGATCGCGATCTGCAACTTCAGACTGTAGGAAGAACAGGAGGAAACAAAGACGCCAAAACCTTAAACGGTATAACCTATATTCCAGATTATGGTAACTGGCAAATAATGAGCACGTCCGATCGTTTTGATAACGGCACGATGCGGGTTATCTACGGTAATGACATTGCGGTTAAAGCGGTAAAAGAGCATCACATTAATCCATGGCCCAATGGCACGGTGTTTGCCAAAGCGGCGTGGGATCAAGTTGAGGACCGTAATGGCAACGTTACCACCGGCGCTTTCAAGCAGGTAGAGTTTATGATTAAGGATGCCGAAAAATATCAATCAACTCGTGGCTGGGGCTTTGCCCGGTTCAAAACGCCTCAACATATCCCTTACGGCAAAACGGCTATGTTCACTCATGAATGTATCAGTTGTCACGAGCCTATGAAAGACAATGATCTGGTATTTACTTTTCCTATTAAGAATTAA
- a CDS encoding ATP-binding protein, whose amino-acid sequence MVQNRVYQHFYYLWLLFSIVIIYSGCNQASKLTKAEHPQLTDSILIIANGLPVSEKIRFINSAYVKFTPGADDRWKRYNFIRGVYSSQREYLKASDYADSMIILTAPLAKQGKPYSDDLIKSLFAKGDTQLGLNNFESAIKYYDEADDLERIGANKGPVHFFNYNIRLATGFYQQGNYQQALSYFKQVLENKPYNNDAWLKFTFTQAQLDNIALCFSALNKPDSALYYYDKALKYIGQEQQKFTTTDQQRFIDLAKSVVYGNKAKVFLTVGRKAEAEQLLNKSVELSKNDPGDESIYSREKLAALYLERHETQKVSAMLDTLKMWADKPQYADHRMQYLKLLAGVSAQTGNFPKAYQANQQLLLLNDSLAKQKSANIQENMGRLMAYNEKVSQIGRLQRDKTLSRFLLGGAMIVLLLSAFILALLWLNFRRSRSNVRQLKLLNDEIQIRNEDLGRAFTALERSYEANARIIQLVAHDLRSPIAAMRNFAQLLDGDTLPVVERSNITRLINADCADALSLIEDMLNNNASGELLLLEQFELSDLLKQCIDRLLVKAHAKRQQVEFAPAQVIINADAEKLRRVFNNLLTNAIKFTGAKGMIKIDMHVTKTEVTVSIADNGIGIPEDIQQKLFDISAGIKRKGTSNEPSHGLGLFICRQIVEAHKGKIWFSPGVDGGAVFNVTLRRYLA is encoded by the coding sequence ATGGTACAAAACAGGGTCTATCAGCATTTTTATTATTTATGGCTGCTGTTTAGCATCGTTATTATCTATTCCGGTTGCAATCAAGCTTCAAAGTTAACCAAGGCAGAGCACCCGCAGCTAACCGATTCTATCCTGATAATAGCTAACGGGTTACCTGTATCTGAGAAGATCAGGTTTATTAATAGTGCCTATGTCAAATTCACTCCCGGTGCTGACGACCGCTGGAAACGCTATAATTTTATCAGGGGCGTTTACTCATCCCAACGCGAATACCTGAAGGCATCTGATTATGCCGATAGCATGATTATTCTTACCGCGCCGCTGGCTAAGCAGGGCAAGCCTTATAGCGATGACCTGATAAAATCGCTGTTTGCTAAAGGTGACACACAGCTAGGCTTAAACAATTTTGAAAGTGCTATTAAGTATTATGATGAGGCCGATGATCTGGAAAGGATAGGAGCTAATAAAGGCCCTGTACATTTCTTTAACTACAACATACGCCTGGCCACTGGTTTTTACCAGCAGGGTAATTATCAACAAGCACTTAGCTATTTTAAGCAAGTGCTGGAAAATAAGCCTTATAACAACGATGCCTGGCTTAAATTTACCTTCACGCAGGCTCAATTAGATAATATAGCACTTTGTTTCAGCGCACTTAATAAACCCGATAGCGCTCTGTATTATTATGACAAGGCGCTGAAATATATTGGGCAGGAGCAGCAAAAGTTTACTACTACAGACCAGCAGCGTTTTATAGATCTGGCCAAAAGTGTTGTTTATGGAAATAAGGCCAAAGTATTTTTAACCGTTGGAAGAAAAGCAGAAGCCGAACAACTGCTCAATAAAAGTGTAGAGCTTTCAAAGAACGATCCGGGGGATGAAAGCATTTATAGTAGAGAAAAACTTGCGGCGCTTTATCTGGAACGGCACGAAACGCAAAAAGTAAGCGCAATGCTTGATACGCTTAAAATGTGGGCAGATAAACCGCAATATGCAGATCATCGCATGCAGTATCTTAAACTGCTGGCAGGTGTGTCCGCACAAACCGGCAATTTTCCTAAAGCTTATCAGGCCAATCAACAGCTATTGCTGCTCAATGATTCGCTGGCTAAGCAGAAAAGTGCCAACATTCAGGAAAATATGGGCCGACTAATGGCATACAATGAGAAGGTTAGCCAGATAGGTCGTCTGCAAAGAGATAAAACGCTTTCCAGGTTTCTGTTGGGCGGCGCCATGATTGTCTTGTTACTGTCTGCATTTATATTGGCTTTGCTTTGGCTCAACTTCCGCAGATCAAGAAGCAACGTGAGGCAACTTAAGTTGTTGAACGATGAAATACAGATCAGGAATGAAGACTTGGGCCGGGCTTTTACTGCGCTTGAACGCAGTTACGAGGCTAATGCCCGAATTATACAGCTGGTAGCGCATGATTTGCGTAGCCCTATTGCTGCTATGAGAAACTTCGCACAGTTGTTGGATGGAGATACATTGCCTGTTGTAGAAAGAAGTAACATTACCAGATTAATTAATGCCGATTGTGCTGATGCCTTGTCGCTTATTGAAGATATGCTGAACAACAATGCTTCGGGCGAATTACTACTGCTTGAGCAATTTGAACTGAGCGATTTGCTGAAACAATGTATTGACCGATTACTGGTAAAAGCTCATGCCAAACGGCAACAAGTAGAGTTTGCGCCTGCGCAGGTAATAATAAATGCCGATGCCGAAAAACTGCGCCGTGTATTTAATAACCTGCTTACCAACGCCATTAAGTTTACCGGGGCAAAGGGGATGATTAAAATTGATATGCACGTAACCAAAACGGAGGTAACGGTGTCAATTGCAGATAACGGCATCGGTATCCCTGAGGATATTCAGCAAAAACTATTTGATATATCGGCCGGTATAAAAAGAAAGGGTACATCTAACGAGCCCTCGCATGGCTTGGGTTTGTTTATTTGCCGGCAAATTGTAGAAGCTCACAAAGGAAAGATCTGGTTTAGTCCAGGCGTTGATGGCGGAGCAGTGTTTAATGTAACGTTGCGCCGCTATCTGGCGTAA
- a CDS encoding response regulator transcription factor encodes MKNIGLIEDNESLRAVFTAYFNASSTFDVVFSAGDIKDALQIKDAVPQILLLDVDLPSGSGIDAIPLLQQNFPGTKIIILSSLKDANLTKQAIQNGAWGYLLKTSSLDYINESLMRIDDEGRPFSPETISHLFKQTTAAPQETSLTKRELEIVRLMSEGKLNKLVADELCISHFTVNQHLKHIYKKLNVNSKPELVAWYLSYAR; translated from the coding sequence ATGAAGAATATAGGTTTAATAGAAGACAACGAAAGCCTTCGGGCCGTTTTTACAGCATATTTTAATGCCTCCTCTACTTTTGATGTTGTTTTTTCTGCCGGCGATATTAAAGACGCACTTCAAATAAAAGATGCCGTTCCTCAAATCCTGTTGCTGGATGTAGACCTGCCTTCAGGGTCGGGCATTGATGCCATTCCCCTATTGCAACAAAATTTTCCGGGTACCAAGATCATTATTCTCTCTAGCCTTAAAGATGCCAACCTTACCAAACAGGCCATACAAAATGGTGCATGGGGTTACCTGCTTAAAACAAGCAGCCTGGACTATATCAATGAATCATTAATGCGTATTGATGATGAGGGCAGGCCATTCTCTCCTGAAACCATCTCCCACCTGTTTAAGCAAACAACTGCCGCACCACAAGAAACCAGCCTGACTAAACGCGAACTGGAAATTGTTAGACTGATGAGCGAAGGGAAGCTTAATAAACTGGTAGCCGATGAACTTTGTATCTCGCACTTTACCGTTAATCAGCATTTAAAACACATTTACAAAAAGCTGAACGTTAACTCCAAGCCCGAGCTGGTGGCCTGGTACTTATCTTACGCCAGATAG
- a CDS encoding TonB-dependent receptor — translation MMTNVQRVSLSSCIRTHGGFKGIALVVLLILASSVGLYAQSVKVTGVVKDAQQQTLIGVTVKVENGAATTATDINGKFTITVPNKDAVLLFSYIGYQSVKVPLGGKQQITVTMKDQASTLNDVVVVGYGTQKKKDLTGAVAQVSMNDVTKAPVLSVADALAGRVAGVQINSADGQPGSAVNIVIRGANSITQDNTPLYVVDGFPIEGFNLSLLNPQDIESLDVLKDASATAIYGSRGANGVVIITTKKGKAGKPTVNLNVTQSFVDNIKTMQLMNSYDFLRMQIERDPTAGTAANPTPTYVYLTTPNKTLADYQNAPTTDWQSPFFKTGSLRSYYVALRGGTQQTAYSVSGSVDDLDGTVLNTGSKRYQGRISLDQTINDKFKVGINANYSYLTQFGNGLAASTNSGTTNIMYSVWGSNPLSPYSATDEVDPTTASANDYKFNPILNQQNLVRNTNTAALNVNTYLNYNITKNLVLRITGIINNTEIVNENFNNTNTYYGSPNSIVGSQNGVNGSIYTSKNNNWANENTLTWNKNYGKHSLNVLAGFTQQGNTSSTYGFGASHLPNESLGISGLDEGTLNPSLTKALSSLNRLQSWLGRATYNYNSLYYLTASFRADGSSKFAPQNHWGYFPSAAAAWRFSEEQFLKGNRVLSNGKLRLSYGETGNNRVSDFAYLSSTIIDPSYNYSFNNTYATSVVPKTIGNFDLKWETTAQYDVGLDLSFFGDRINFTGDVYRKTTKDLLLNATLPTSSGYSTAYENVGSVQNQGLELTLNTVNIRNKEFSWTSSFNIAFNSNKVLALANGQESLLSSIAWDNGWVNTPGYIARVGQPLGQMYGFVWDGNYQYSDFNKSATGAYVLKDGVPSNGNARVNIQPGDIKYKDLNGDGVINSSDYTVIGRSLPIHQGGFTNNFSYKGFDLSVFFQWSYGNDIQNASRMVFEGNALSKTYLEQFASYNDRWTPTNQGSANYRVNGYFGGGYSSRTIEDGSYLRLKTVQLGYNLPKAWLQKIKISSIRLFVSGQNLYTWTHYSGEDPEVSTYNSVLTGGFDYSAYPRARTFAFGANVNF, via the coding sequence ATGATGACCAATGTACAACGCGTTTCGCTTTCTTCCTGTATCCGCACACATGGCGGGTTTAAGGGGATCGCTCTTGTAGTTTTGCTGATCCTTGCGTCGAGTGTTGGGCTGTACGCGCAGTCCGTGAAAGTAACCGGTGTGGTTAAGGATGCACAGCAACAAACATTAATAGGTGTAACTGTGAAAGTTGAAAACGGTGCCGCTACTACGGCAACCGATATCAATGGTAAATTCACCATCACCGTGCCAAATAAAGATGCCGTGCTGCTATTTAGCTATATCGGCTACCAATCTGTTAAGGTACCGCTTGGGGGCAAGCAGCAAATTACCGTAACGATGAAAGACCAGGCGTCTACCCTGAATGATGTAGTGGTTGTGGGTTATGGTACGCAGAAAAAGAAGGACTTGACCGGGGCTGTTGCTCAGGTTTCTATGAATGATGTTACCAAGGCGCCCGTGCTTTCTGTTGCAGATGCACTTGCAGGCCGTGTAGCCGGTGTGCAAATCAATTCAGCAGATGGTCAGCCTGGCTCGGCCGTTAACATTGTTATCCGTGGTGCTAACTCTATTACACAAGACAACACTCCATTATATGTAGTAGACGGCTTTCCGATAGAAGGTTTTAACCTGAGCCTGCTCAATCCGCAAGATATTGAAAGTCTGGATGTGTTGAAAGACGCTTCGGCGACTGCTATTTACGGTTCTCGTGGTGCCAATGGTGTGGTCATCATCACTACAAAAAAGGGTAAGGCGGGTAAGCCAACTGTCAATCTTAACGTAACGCAGAGTTTTGTAGATAATATCAAAACCATGCAGTTAATGAATAGCTATGATTTTCTGCGCATGCAAATTGAGCGCGATCCAACAGCCGGTACAGCAGCCAATCCAACACCTACTTATGTTTATCTGACCACGCCTAACAAAACGCTGGCCGATTATCAGAATGCGCCGACTACAGATTGGCAGTCGCCTTTCTTTAAAACAGGTAGCCTGCGCAGCTATTATGTGGCGCTGCGTGGCGGTACCCAGCAAACCGCCTATTCTGTTAGCGGTTCTGTGGATGACCTGGATGGCACAGTGCTCAATACCGGTTCTAAACGCTATCAAGGTCGTATCAGCTTAGATCAAACTATAAATGATAAGTTTAAGGTAGGTATCAATGCCAATTATTCTTACCTGACACAGTTTGGCAACGGTTTGGCAGCATCTACCAATAGTGGTACTACCAATATTATGTACAGCGTATGGGGCTCAAACCCGCTGTCGCCTTATTCTGCAACGGATGAGGTTGATCCAACTACCGCTTCGGCAAACGACTATAAGTTTAACCCGATACTTAACCAGCAGAACCTGGTGCGCAACACGAATACCGCCGCCTTAAACGTAAACACGTATTTAAACTATAATATTACCAAGAACCTGGTTTTGCGTATTACCGGCATCATCAACAATACAGAGATTGTTAATGAGAACTTTAACAATACCAATACTTATTATGGTAGCCCTAATTCAATTGTAGGGTCGCAAAACGGTGTTAACGGATCTATCTATACTTCTAAAAACAATAACTGGGCTAACGAGAACACGCTTACCTGGAACAAAAATTATGGCAAGCACAGCCTCAATGTATTGGCCGGTTTTACCCAACAAGGCAATACCTCAAGTACTTATGGTTTTGGAGCCAGTCATTTGCCTAATGAATCGCTGGGTATAAGTGGCCTGGATGAGGGCACATTAAATCCAAGTTTGACCAAAGCCCTCAGTTCACTGAATCGTTTACAGTCATGGCTGGGGCGTGCAACTTATAACTACAACTCGCTTTATTACCTTACCGCCTCGTTCCGTGCAGATGGTTCATCCAAATTTGCTCCGCAAAATCACTGGGGTTATTTCCCTTCTGCAGCAGCGGCCTGGAGATTTAGCGAGGAGCAGTTCCTGAAAGGTAATCGGGTATTATCCAACGGTAAATTGCGCTTAAGCTACGGCGAAACCGGTAACAACCGCGTGTCTGACTTTGCGTATTTGTCGTCTACCATTATAGACCCTTCTTATAACTACTCTTTCAATAATACTTACGCAACCAGCGTGGTGCCGAAAACCATTGGCAACTTTGATTTGAAATGGGAGACCACTGCGCAATATGATGTCGGTTTGGACCTGTCTTTCTTTGGCGACCGTATCAATTTTACAGGTGATGTTTACCGCAAAACCACTAAAGATCTGTTGCTGAACGCCACCTTGCCTACCTCAAGCGGTTACAGCACCGCTTATGAGAACGTGGGCAGCGTGCAGAACCAGGGTCTGGAGCTAACACTGAATACCGTAAACATCCGTAATAAAGAATTTAGCTGGACCAGCAGCTTTAACATCGCCTTTAACAGTAATAAAGTGTTGGCGCTGGCTAACGGCCAGGAGAGTTTGCTGAGCAGCATAGCCTGGGATAACGGCTGGGTCAACACCCCGGGCTATATAGCCAGGGTAGGGCAGCCGCTGGGCCAGATGTATGGTTTTGTATGGGACGGTAATTATCAGTATAGCGATTTTAATAAATCAGCTACAGGTGCCTATGTGCTAAAAGATGGTGTGCCTTCAAATGGTAATGCCCGTGTCAATATTCAGCCCGGCGATATCAAATACAAGGATTTGAATGGCGATGGCGTGATTAACTCATCAGATTACACAGTAATCGGCAGATCACTGCCTATCCATCAGGGTGGTTTTACCAACAACTTTAGCTACAAAGGTTTTGACCTGAGCGTATTCTTCCAATGGTCATACGGTAACGATATCCAGAATGCCAGCCGCATGGTTTTTGAGGGTAACGCCTTAAGCAAAACCTATTTGGAGCAGTTTGCCAGCTATAACGACCGCTGGACGCCAACTAACCAAGGCTCGGCCAACTATCGTGTAAACGGATATTTTGGCGGCGGCTACTCATCCAGAACAATAGAAGATGGCTCTTACCTGCGTCTGAAAACCGTACAGCTGGGCTATAACCTGCCAAAAGCCTGGTTACAAAAAATCAAAATATCGTCTATCAGACTGTTTGTTTCAGGCCAGAACCTGTATACCTGGACACATTACTCGGGTGAAGATCCGGAGGTGAGTACCTATAACTCAGTATTAACCGGTGGGTTTGACTATAGCGCCTACCCGCGTGCAAGAACCTTCGCCTTTGGCGCTAACGTTAACTTTTAA
- a CDS encoding RagB/SusD family nutrient uptake outer membrane protein: MKRSLLFLAALLSLEMVSCKKSLNTVPTDTLTQPEYYNTEAKLNSALAGVYQPLSTAALYGDAMFDQLGASTDEGFYARSAQVTGVQVYSFDYTNADINNLWTQLYQGIERANILIQNINQASMDETKRKVILGETLFLRGYYHFLLVSNFGDVPLKTAPTASVNTVNLPRTPAKDVYAQILKDMTTAEGMVNTATAIGYGGHVSKTVVEGILARVCLTMAGYPLNDASKYQDALSWAQKVVASGEHSLNPSYKQMFVNLHQNIYDVKESMWEVEFAGNGSDGLSDFSRIGNTNGIALSTNTDVIGYSYAFVNATAKLYNLYGAGDLRRDWAIAPYSYNAATTPVSDVFFTSAQLYNRNAGKFRREYETMMPKNKNNTAINFPLLRYSDVLLMLAEAENQVNGPTTTAYNAINQVRRRGFGINPNTPTASVSVVSGLTLATTGNTGYAYSTTAMANVSLTITGGGGTGATGMASIASTGKVNGVMITNPGSGYTSAPTIKVGTVWTAATAYAVGQQVTNGNNLYNVTTAGTSTATGPTNTSGASAAATTGAVFTYAGAAATVTATIATSTVDLSGLTKDTFLQAIQDERARELCYESLRRPDLIRWGIWVQTMNALGADMKANAGATFAYGGLAGSNVSAKHNLYPIPSSEITVNTAATQNPGW; the protein is encoded by the coding sequence ATGAAACGTTCACTCTTATTTCTGGCCGCTCTGTTGAGTCTGGAAATGGTTTCGTGCAAAAAATCTCTGAACACCGTTCCGACCGATACGCTTACACAGCCCGAATACTATAATACAGAAGCCAAGCTGAATAGCGCATTGGCCGGTGTTTACCAGCCGCTGAGTACCGCTGCCCTGTACGGCGATGCTATGTTTGATCAGTTGGGAGCATCTACAGACGAGGGCTTTTACGCCCGGTCGGCCCAGGTAACCGGCGTACAGGTTTATAGCTTTGACTATACCAATGCCGATATCAATAACCTCTGGACCCAATTATACCAGGGTATAGAGCGCGCTAACATCCTGATCCAGAATATTAACCAGGCATCGATGGATGAAACCAAACGCAAAGTGATACTGGGCGAAACCCTGTTTCTGCGTGGCTATTACCACTTTCTGCTGGTGAGTAATTTTGGCGATGTGCCGCTTAAAACCGCACCTACGGCATCGGTTAATACAGTTAACCTGCCCCGTACCCCGGCTAAAGATGTTTATGCCCAGATATTGAAAGATATGACCACTGCCGAAGGTATGGTTAACACAGCTACGGCAATAGGCTACGGTGGCCATGTATCAAAAACGGTGGTTGAAGGTATCCTGGCCCGTGTGTGTTTAACCATGGCCGGTTACCCGCTCAATGATGCCTCAAAATACCAGGATGCATTAAGCTGGGCACAAAAAGTAGTTGCCTCTGGCGAGCATAGCCTCAACCCAAGTTACAAGCAGATGTTTGTAAACCTGCACCAGAATATTTACGATGTAAAAGAAAGCATGTGGGAGGTAGAGTTTGCAGGCAACGGCAGCGACGGATTGAGCGATTTTAGCCGTATAGGAAACACCAACGGTATTGCTTTATCTACCAATACCGATGTAATTGGTTACAGCTACGCTTTTGTTAACGCAACAGCTAAGCTATACAACCTGTATGGCGCCGGCGATTTACGTCGCGATTGGGCCATTGCACCATACTCTTACAATGCGGCTACCACACCGGTGTCTGACGTGTTCTTTACCTCAGCACAGTTGTACAACCGCAATGCCGGTAAATTCCGCCGGGAGTATGAAACTATGATGCCAAAAAACAAAAACAATACGGCTATCAACTTCCCGCTGCTGCGCTACTCAGACGTATTGCTGATGCTGGCCGAAGCCGAGAATCAGGTTAACGGGCCAACTACTACAGCATACAATGCCATTAACCAGGTAAGAAGAAGAGGTTTTGGTATAAACCCCAATACACCAACTGCTTCTGTTTCGGTTGTTAGCGGTCTTACACTGGCTACCACCGGTAACACCGGCTATGCGTATTCAACAACAGCAATGGCAAATGTGTCTTTAACCATCACCGGTGGCGGTGGTACAGGTGCAACAGGTATGGCTTCTATAGCCAGCACAGGTAAGGTGAACGGCGTGATGATTACTAACCCGGGTAGCGGCTATACTTCGGCCCCAACTATTAAGGTTGGAACGGTATGGACTGCAGCTACTGCTTATGCCGTTGGCCAGCAGGTAACTAATGGTAACAACCTGTATAACGTAACCACTGCCGGAACTTCAACAGCCACCGGGCCTACCAATACCAGCGGTGCATCTGCAGCAGCAACCACCGGTGCGGTATTTACTTACGCGGGTGCAGCAGCAACAGTTACCGCAACCATTGCTACATCAACAGTTGATCTGAGCGGATTGACCAAAGATACCTTCCTGCAAGCTATCCAGGATGAGCGTGCCCGTGAGCTTTGCTACGAGTCATTACGTCGTCCTGACCTGATCCGCTGGGGTATCTGGGTGCAAACCATGAACGCATTGGGTGCCGATATGAAGGCCAATGCAGGTGCTACCTTTGCCTACGGCGGCCTGGCCGGCTCTAACGTTAGCGCCAAACATAACTTGTATCCAATTCCATCATCAGAGATCACCGTGAACACGGCGGCAACGCAAAACCCAGGTTGGTAA
- a CDS encoding DUF5017 domain-containing protein, which yields MRRSYIIAIAALALAACNKKQEVPSPNFGVTAVKNNGSAPASFAPGDTVNFKFTGNPNLITFYSGEVGKRYQYINRTQAAGTAQLQFSTVRASGTQTGSLSLLISTDFKGVVLKTLAGVQVRDTAATNANIAAASWTDLTAQATLSTGGTAAVPSGVIDLSTYAKTPVYIAFKYNGAVGSIQNKWTITNFAINNVLSDGTSYTVANLNSPAKAVTNYGNTSFSPGWAVSYDPAKNSNNYAWVYTDGTSLVITGSATTATASAEAWAITGPVDLTKVTPDAGVAIKAIIAQLPNYPYVYTQAGNYNAVFVATNATADASKTTVQQVPVTVK from the coding sequence ATGAGACGCTCATATATCATAGCAATAGCTGCCCTTGCCCTGGCAGCCTGCAACAAAAAGCAGGAGGTGCCTTCGCCTAACTTTGGCGTAACCGCGGTAAAAAATAATGGCAGCGCACCTGCCAGCTTTGCGCCTGGAGATACGGTGAACTTTAAGTTCACCGGCAATCCCAATTTAATTACCTTTTACTCTGGCGAGGTAGGTAAACGTTACCAATATATCAATCGTACTCAGGCTGCCGGTACTGCGCAACTGCAGTTTAGTACCGTGCGTGCCAGCGGTACACAAACAGGCTCACTTAGTCTGTTGATATCTACCGATTTTAAAGGTGTCGTTTTAAAAACCCTGGCTGGCGTGCAGGTACGCGATACGGCTGCCACCAACGCAAACATTGCAGCGGCTAGTTGGACAGATCTAACCGCACAGGCAACGCTGTCAACCGGTGGTACCGCGGCTGTGCCTTCAGGCGTTATTGATTTGTCAACTTATGCCAAAACACCTGTTTACATCGCCTTTAAGTACAACGGTGCCGTTGGGTCTATCCAAAATAAATGGACCATTACCAATTTTGCCATCAACAATGTACTGAGCGATGGTACCAGCTATACCGTAGCCAACCTGAACAGTCCGGCCAAGGCAGTGACCAATTATGGCAACACCAGCTTTAGCCCCGGGTGGGCAGTATCGTATGATCCGGCTAAAAATTCAAACAATTATGCCTGGGTTTATACCGACGGTACATCACTGGTGATCACCGGATCTGCCACGACGGCCACGGCATCGGCAGAAGCATGGGCCATTACCGGCCCTGTTGATCTGACCAAGGTAACGCCGGATGCCGGTGTCGCTATTAAAGCAATCATCGCCCAGCTGCCTAATTACCCTTATGTATATACCCAGGCCGGTAATTATAATGCTGTTTTTGTAGCTACAAACGCTACCGCTGATGCTTCAAAAACAACCGTGCAGCAAGTGCCGGTAACTGTAAAATAA